In the genome of Yersinia enterocolitica, the window TCGGGTACCAAGACGGATAACCACCAGACTACGCACCCACTCTAGCGCTCCCATAAAAAAACATAAACCAACCATGAGTAATGTTAGCATCAGCAATGTCATCTCATTACCCGAAGCCAAAACCCGGTCATACACCTGCAACATATACAAGGAAGGTGCCAACATCAGTATATTAATAATGGCACTGAATACACCCACACCGTAGAAACTCTGACGACATGCACCTAGCGCTTCTCGTAATCGGTCATAATTAGGAATTGAATGAGAAACCATATCTTTCCTTTAATGGTTTTCTGACAAGCGAAATATTATGTTTATGGCTTTACCTCTCAAGGAAAAAAATAAAGTCATTAGATGAAGTAGATTGGTGTTAATTCGGTATACGGCGCAATGTGACCACTCCGGTATTATCCGGCAAAGTCATTTCATAACCTTCTTGTGCTCGTTCAAAAAATGCCAATGCATTACCAGTCCCATCAGTTAAAGTGATGCCGTCCGGCGTTGGACGCCAGCCCTGCGGAGCACTACCCAGTAACTGTTTAAGGCAGGAGGATTCTCCGCTGGCATGCCAGGTCAAGTTGGGTTTAATTGCCGTGGATTTCAGCTCAATGCCGCAGAATTTCACAACAGAGCTATTTAACTGTAATTGCCATTGACCACTTAAATCACTGGCATTCGGTAGCACCAGACTGCTCGCCATCATCGCTCCTGAACTCATTAAAGTTGATATCGCCAATATGGCACTAAACAGTGACCGATAAGGTTGATGTAATGACCTCTTCACCATAAATACTCCATTATAAACAGTGCTCGGCTTATCACCCGGACGCTGGTTTACTCTTATCAGCACAGCCCTATAAGATAAACGCTATCTTTAGATCAGACTGTTCCATAATTCATAATATAAAGAGGCATTCAGCAATAATTAACCCACTCTACATGCAACTATAAAACTCATTATTCTTGATTTATATGCTATTTTCATCTCTAACACGGTTGAGAGTTTTTTAATTACTACTTCTGTAATACGTGATAAAAACGTCTGATTAAATCAACCAGACGTTGGATAGCAATCACATCAAACAATAAAATCAGTTGCCTGAGTTGGCTGCCCCACAATTTTCACAAGAAAATCAGGTAATAATTGCCCGCCATCAACATTTAATGCCAAATCGCTGATATTAGTCTGCGGATCATAAGTTAATAATGCTTCACTGGCAGAACCGCTAAAATGATCGACAAAGTGAATACCACCGCTGCCAGTATTAAAAACGGATAAATCGATTTTATCTATACCGCCCTCAAAATCCATGATCCAGTCTGGCGCACTTGGTGAAGAATCCGTGGTCCGGCCGAAAACGAAAATATCGCTACCGCTGCCCCCCCAAAGTTTATCTGCGCCGCCGCCGCCGAACAGAACATCATTACCTGCGCCACCACGTAGTTCGTTATCTGCTCCATTACCCACCAGAACATCATTACCAGAACCACCAATGGCATTCTCAATCGTCACGTTGGCGGCGATTGAAACGTTAGCTTTTAATCCCCCGACATCAGAAAAAGCAGCTTCTTCCAGATTGATACGTTGATCAACGCTATAGCCTGAGAAATCAAAGGTATCAATGCCGCCCGCATCCCAAACAGAGAATACTTTCTGATCACTGCTATCTGTCAGGGTAAAAGAGTCGCGCTGAGTGTTGGAGTTGAAACCATAGATATTATCTTCCGTGCGGGTATCCATATTCGCACCGTAAAGACGCTGAATTGCAAAAATATCATCTACCAGTGGCGTTGACGCGTAGTGCCCCTGATGGTCAGCCCCGGATTGCCAAGCATCCCAATAACTCATGATACTGAACTGACGAGTATCTTCACCATAAACCGCATCCTTGGCAAAAGTATTATCCTGTCCGGCGTTATAATTCGCAGGGTGACTCAGACCAAGTGCATGTCCCAATTCGTGCGCCAGAGTCAAGCGACCATACTCCATTTTCTCTGGCTCTCGGATATTATCCATATTGTAATTATACCAAGTGCTGGTATCAGCTATTCTTTCGTTAGGACCAGAAGTGTAACTGGAACTGGTATATGCCTGCCCTCCCGCCAACTGCCCATCAGCCGTTAATGAATAGTTGCCCAATGTAATATTGGCTTTTTCGGTTGGCCCCACCTCGGTGAAGTGGATATTAGCGACATCAGACCAGGATTGCAGTGAAAATTTAGTTTGTGCCACTTGCTCAGGATTGAATTTAATAAACCCGTGAACATCATCCGATTTTTGAGACTGCAAATCGAGGAATGAATAAGTTAGATCAACATCGTGCCCTAAGGTCGTTTTTCCATTCCAATTTAGTTCGCTACGGTTTAACTGCAGAGCCGACTTACCTAAATCAAAACTAACCTTTCCACTTGACGTAGTAAAACCATCGCCTCGAACTGAGTCACGAAATAAATCAATAACAGCACTATAGCCACTTTGGTTAATAGTGTTATCGATCTGATCATTAGCTATTTTATTGATTGATTTCAACGTCAAGTTCCTTGTAATTAATTAAATTTACCACCACGTCGACAGCCCACATTAATTAATGGATAAATATTTTCCCATGTAAGAAAGTGAATCCATGTCATATCCTTTGTAGTGGCATCACATAAAGCTATACTATGACATAATATAATTTGCCGACTAATTAATAGGTAAAAAATAATTATCAAATCATCACGATGCATTCTAATTATATGCTTTGAATTATTAAAATCAAGGAATGGCAATTAAAATCAACAAAACCAAAATATCTAATTACTTGCATAAAGCACAGACGATATCACTATATAACCTCATCATTCCTGGTTTAACTTACTAATAACGTCTAATAAAATTCATTAGACGTTATTTTTGTTTCATAAATATAGGTTATCAAACAATAAAATCTGTTTCTTGTGCTGGCTGCCCAATTATTTTCACTAAAAAATCGGAGAATAAATGGTCGCCTGTCACATTATTTAATGCTAGCTCACTAACATTGCTTCCAGCATCATAAGTCAGCATAGCTTCGCCTGCTTTACCGCTGAAACTATTAACAAAATGGAAGCCGCCACTGTTGGAAAAATTGAAAGCTGAAAGATCAATCTTGTCAATGCCACGTTCAAAATCCATTATCCAATCAGCAGCTTGTGGGGTGGAGTCACTAACTTTGCCAAATACAAAAATATCTTTACCTGTCCCCCCCCACAACACATCAGCACCGCCATCGCCGAACAAGATATCATTACCATCACCTCCCATTAAGGTATTACGAGCGTCGTTACCCACGATGATATCGTTACCTGAGCCACCAATCGCATTTTCGATAGTCACACCGGCCGCAATGGAAACGTTGCCTTTCAGACCACCGACATCAGTGAAGGATTTCTCATGCAAGTTAATACGTTGATCATTGCTATAACCGGAAAAATCAAAGGTATCGTTACCATCGGCATCCCAGACCGAAAAGATTAATGCCTTACTGCTGTCCGCTGCAGTGTAATAATCACGATTGGTATTGGAATGAAAACCGTATATGGTATCACCGGTGCGGGTCGTCATATTCGCTCCGTATAAATGCTGAATAGCCGCAATATCATCCAACATCGGTGCAGCAGCATAATGCCCTTTGTTATCGCCTCCGGTATTTTTTTCGTTCCAATAACTCATAATACTGAACTGACGGGTATCTTCCGCATAAGTCACATCTTTATAAGTCGGTGTTCCCTCCCCTGCATTATAATTACCGGGATGGCTAAGGCCTAGAGCATGCCCTATTTCATGGGTTAGTGTTTGCCGTCCATATTCCATGGTATCCGGGTGGCGTATATTATCGACGTTATAATTGTACCAGGTAGAACCAGATGAACTTCCACTGCCGGGCAAAAGTGCATAGGCCTGTGAATCAGCCAGTGACCCGTCGTGAGAAAGTGTAAAATTGCCAAATGTAACATTAGCTTTTTGGTTGGGAGTGATTTCTGTGAATGTAATATTGGCAGCATCTGACCATGACTGTAATGATAATTTAGCAGTGGCAATTTGTGCGGGGTTAAATTTAACAAAACCCTTATCGCCCCCCGGAATTCGAGTAACACTATCTAAAAATGAATAAGTCAGCTTTACCGGCTGATCAAAAACATATTTACCATTCCACGTTTGATCAGTGCGAGTAATTTGTAATCCAGCATCTTCATTGGAGTAAGAAGGCTTACCGTTAATCACTAAGTCTTCACCACGCGCATGATACTGAAAAAACTCGCTTACTGCATTATAACCACTCCGTGATATCGCGGCATCAAGCTGATCGACAACTTTATTACTACTTGCTTTCATAGATAAATTTCCACGTAATTGGACTTAATCATCATTGAACGGAACACAGCCGATAAATTAATTTAATATTAAATTAAAAACACGGGCATCCACCTTCGTAATATTTCAGAAGAATTAACCAACAAATGAACATGCATGATGAATAATTCGCTAAGTAGTCATGCAAAATTAATTATAGCTGGTAAATATAAAATGCAAGGGAGATCGAGTTTATTTTTATTTATTCAAATTTAATTTTTAATATTGAATTAAAACAAAGGATTATAATTCATATAAAGTTGAATTGTTTTAATAAAAATAGATGCTTTTATTAATTATTCAAATAAATACGAATTGATGGTTATACGACTGTGTTGCATTAATAGTGGTAAGTCAGTAAATAGTGAGTACTTATCTTCATCACAGACTTTATCTATCAAAGTCCCAATCAATTTAGTACAAATTTAGCCCGATGAGAGCGAATGGGATATAGCAGGCTCTGTCGCATTAAGACGTTGTTAGGTAACATGCTGTTTTTTTGTGATGTTACCTGCCCATGTCTCTGATCCGAGACGCCTTCTATCGCCTGCATTATCCCGTCGATATTATTGCTCAGTGTATCCGCTGGTATTGAGCTGTTACAGATAATCCGCAAAGGACAACTTCATCATCCTACTGATGACCAATTGTCACCGGCAGAACAATTTTATCTGTTGGCGGCCTGAAAAATAGGCAGTGCTATTTTGCCGACCTCGCTCTGTTAATGCAACAAACCTACAAATATGGAGTAGTTTAATTTTCACGGCAAACTTAAACCAGAGCTAAACGAATGGGGGATTTACATATTTCGTATGAATAATCAGGGTAGTAATATTTTTAGTGAGATAATTCCAATTAAAATCAACGGCATTTCTTACCTGATAAGGAGTATCATCGCGACAGAAAAATCACGTTAATGATGCAATCCAAACTCGAAAAATTAAAAATATAACATCCAAGATTACAATAACAAAAAAATAGAAAGAATTACCAATCACATGTTCTGTTACTTTGTTCAAAAAATAAAATTCAAATATAATTTAGCATGTTAATTAATCACTCCATGAATTATCATCTTTAGTTAATAGATAATTCACTCATATGGAGAATGATAATGAAAATCTTGTTTATCGATGGGGCACAAAAATCATTGCATTATAACAATAAGAAAATTATGTTAACAGAAAAGGAATTTTTAATGCTAGAATTACTAATAAGTAAGAGAAAAAACAATAAGATACCTATAGATGAAATTATAACTCATGTCTGGAGCGGAAGAGAGAATACTATAGTTAAAGGCAATGTCTCACAGTTAGCCTATCGGCTAAGAAGTAAATTATCCGCCATAGGGGATGCTATCCAGATATCTATTTCTATGAATAGTGGTGGACATTGTAAAGTTCATCGAGATACGATAACCATTATCACAACAAATAATGGAATTCTCTGCTTATTGCTCAAATCTCTACTGAATGTTAACAAAAACGACGCCATTTAATCTTGGTTAGTTAGCCGGTAAGCAATCTTAAGACACTGACAATAACGACAGCTAAATTATAATTAAAGATGATCACAAGTAACAAATAGGATAAACATAAATAATTGCAAATGACTTGGATAGTATAGAGACTGCAAGATATTATTTGAAATCCAACAAGTACGAAAAATTAACATAAATCGACTATGATAAAAGAAGTATATTCATCCATTCGCTATGGACCAAGAATAAAGCTAAAATATATTTTTA includes:
- a CDS encoding alkaline proteinase inhibitor gives rise to the protein MLIRVNQRPGDKPSTVYNGVFMVKRSLHQPYRSLFSAILAISTLMSSGAMMASSLVLPNASDLSGQWQLQLNSSVVKFCGIELKSTAIKPNLTWHASGESSCLKQLLGSAPQGWRPTPDGITLTDGTGNALAFFERAQEGYEMTLPDNTGVVTLRRIPN
- a CDS encoding serine 3-dehydrogenase produces the protein MTLKSINKIANDQIDNTINQSGYSAVIDLFRDSVRGDGFTTSSGKVSFDLGKSALQLNRSELNWNGKTTLGHDVDLTYSFLDLQSQKSDDVHGFIKFNPEQVAQTKFSLQSWSDVANIHFTEVGPTEKANITLGNYSLTADGQLAGGQAYTSSSYTSGPNERIADTSTWYNYNMDNIREPEKMEYGRLTLAHELGHALGLSHPANYNAGQDNTFAKDAVYGEDTRQFSIMSYWDAWQSGADHQGHYASTPLVDDIFAIQRLYGANMDTRTEDNIYGFNSNTQRDSFTLTDSSDQKVFSVWDAGGIDTFDFSGYSVDQRINLEEAAFSDVGGLKANVSIAANVTIENAIGGSGNDVLVGNGADNELRGGAGNDVLFGGGGADKLWGGSGSDIFVFGRTTDSSPSAPDWIMDFEGGIDKIDLSVFNTGSGGIHFVDHFSGSASEALLTYDPQTNISDLALNVDGGQLLPDFLVKIVGQPTQATDFIV
- a CDS encoding serine 3-dehydrogenase — protein: MKASSNKVVDQLDAAISRSGYNAVSEFFQYHARGEDLVINGKPSYSNEDAGLQITRTDQTWNGKYVFDQPVKLTYSFLDSVTRIPGGDKGFVKFNPAQIATAKLSLQSWSDAANITFTEITPNQKANVTFGNFTLSHDGSLADSQAYALLPGSGSSSGSTWYNYNVDNIRHPDTMEYGRQTLTHEIGHALGLSHPGNYNAGEGTPTYKDVTYAEDTRQFSIMSYWNEKNTGGDNKGHYAAAPMLDDIAAIQHLYGANMTTRTGDTIYGFHSNTNRDYYTAADSSKALIFSVWDADGNDTFDFSGYSNDQRINLHEKSFTDVGGLKGNVSIAAGVTIENAIGGSGNDIIVGNDARNTLMGGDGNDILFGDGGADVLWGGTGKDIFVFGKVSDSTPQAADWIMDFERGIDKIDLSAFNFSNSGGFHFVNSFSGKAGEAMLTYDAGSNVSELALNNVTGDHLFSDFLVKIIGQPAQETDFIV